One window from the genome of Nicotiana tomentosiformis chromosome 5, ASM39032v3, whole genome shotgun sequence encodes:
- the LOC104107867 gene encoding protein RSI-1, producing the protein MAKSGYNVSFLLLLSIFLILLTFSNMVEGYNNLQPRDCKPRCTYRCSATSHKKPCMFFCQKCCATCLCVPRGVFGHKQSCPCYNNWKTQEGKSKCP; encoded by the exons ATGGCAAAAAGTGGATACAATGTTAGCTTCTTGTTGCTTCTGTCAATTTTCTTGATTTTGCTCACTTTCTCCAATATGGTTGAG GGTTACAACAATCTCCAGCCTAGAG ATTGCAAGCCAAGATGTACATATCGATGCTCAGCAACATCACACAAGAAGCCATGTATGTTCTTTTGTCAAAAGTGTTGTGCTACTTGCTTGTGTGTGCCTCGTGGGGTTTTTGGCCACAAACAATCATGCCCTTGCTACAACAACTGGAAGACTCAAGAAGGAAAATCAAAATGCCCTTAA
- the LOC104107876 gene encoding uncharacterized protein, with protein sequence MADLYWITFLVVLFCLVGTFDASAGDADPLYRACFDQCKKTGCAGETCFLHCKIPLDASSSDDNWYLKEPLYLWLKQANCQSDCQYHCMLQREKDRATHGFGPVKYHGKWPFKRVFGLQEPVSVAFSVLNLAMHFHGWLSFFMLIYYKLRSKGDEKTCYNYTCLWHIYAFLSMNSWLWSAVFHSRDMDFTEKLDYSSAVALLGFSLIISILRSFSVKNEAARVLVAAPLLAFTVTHILYLNNYQMDYGWNMKVCVVIAVSQLLIWAIWAGISRHPSRWKLWTVVVGGGLAMLLEIYDFPPYQGLVDAHALWHATTIPLTYIWWSFIKDDAKFGTSNLSKKVK encoded by the exons ATGGCAGATCTTTATTGGATCACTTTCTTGGTAGTTCTATTTTGTCTTGTTGGAACATTTGATGCTAGTGCTGGAGATGCTGACCCTTTGTACAG GGCTTGTTTTGATCAATGTAAAAAGACTGGATGTGCTGGAGAAACATGTTTCCTGCATTGCAAAATTCCTTTAGATGCTTCTTCTTCTGATGACAACTGGTATTTGAAAGAGCCTCTATACCTGTGGTTGAAACAAGCGAATTGCCAAAGTGATTGCCAGTATCACTGCATGCTTCAAAGAGAAAAAGACCGAGCAACACATGGATTTGGGCCTGTGAAATATCATGGGAAATGGCCATTCAAACGAGTGTTTGGGCTTCAG GAGCCTGTGTCTGTTGCTTTCTCTGTGCTTAACCTTGCAATGCATTTCCATGGATGGCTGTCCTTTTTCATGCTTATTTACTACAAGTTACGATCAAAAGGTGATGAGAAGACCTGCTACAATTACACTTGTTTGTGGCACATTTATGCGTTCTTGTCTATGAACTCATGGCTATGGAGTGCTGTCTTCCACAGCCG GGACATGGATTTTACAGAAAAGCTGGACTACTCATCTGCTGTGGCATTACTAGGATTTTCACTGATTATATCAATACTAAGAAGTTTCAGTGTAAAGAATGAGGCTGCAAGAGTTCTGGTTGCGGCTCCACTGCTTGCCTTTACAGTCACTCATATACTGTACCTGAACAACTATCAAATGGACTATG GATGGAATATGAAAGTTTGTGTAGTGATAGCTGTTTCTCAACTTCTAATCTGGGCAATCTGGGCTGGAATTAGCCGTCATCCTTCCCGGTGGAAGTTATGGACGGTGGTTGTGGGAGGTGGCCTCGCTATGCTCCTAGAGATCTACGACTTCCCTCCGTATCAAGGACTAGTAGATGCACATGCACTTTGGCATGCCACCACAATCCCTTTGACCTATATCTGGTGGAGTTTCATCAAGGATGATGCAAAATTTGGAACTTCAAATTTGAGTAAAAAAGTGAAGTAG